ggtccgccagtaacttccagtcccgtgccgctcccaactgcccggcctctggaaTTGAagtacaggccttgggctgctttgcaccttcacggacaaactctcttgcagatgcaggatgggatgacagaggaggcagggcgttgatggttgtccgtctgctctccagcgtagctgctaggcacttcagtacctggttgtgccgccaggtgtaacggccttgtgtaaggcttgtcttgcagccgacaagaatgtgcttcaggtttgctggagatggacagagggggcacgtagggtcttcgccgtaccattggctgaggttcttgggagatggcaggacatcgtatgtggctcgtataatgaagctggttcgaaatgcttccatgtcccacaactgTCCCaagaactttctcttctcaactccctcccatctcatccactgcccttgctttgcttgagaaacGGCCTTTGTgcacctcgctgcctgttcttgccggcgcacctcctcgaccacgagacctcgtcgctgagatgCAGTggccttgtaccaggatggtttgctctctccaaggccgaggcctcctctcccttgttGCACGTGGCCGACGATGTCCCTGTGCTTGAGGGCTGACTTTGCCTGTTGTGTAGCTGCTGACGGGGTCTTCCTCCCAGTTGCCAGGGTGGGAGCAGTTTGGGCTACAAATGGGTCATGGGATTCTGTCAGCGTCATCTCCAGCCTTACTTTGGTGCACTTGTACTCCTCTGAAAGACTGGAGACGGGAAGTTCCGGGAAGCCTTTTCCATCGAGCCCTATGTTGCTAAGGCACCTGGGGAGACCTAGCCACTTTCTGGTGAATGAGCTGATCATCCTCTCCAGCTTGTCGACCTTTGAGATTGGGGCCTCGTAGATGGTCAATGGCCACATCAGCGGGGTTGGAGACCGAATTGAAGGCACCAGAGCTTCAACCTGCCAGCGAACATGGACTTATCGATACTCTCAAGGCCGCTGGTGGTGTCCTGCCTAAGCTGGTCCACTTGGTCTGTATCCTTGAGGGTTGCATCGTACCAGCGTCCCAGGCTTTTGACTGGCTTCTCTTTCACAGTTGGTATGGGCTCATCACCAATGTGGAAGCGTTGATCTGACAGCTTCCCCTTGACGATTGATATGCTCCTGGACTTGCTCGGCTTTATATTCATCCGGGCCCACTCGATGTTCTCCTGCAGCTTTCTCAGCAGTCGCATGGTGCATgccttggttgtggtgagtgtGGTCATATCATCCATGTATGCCCTGATGGGAGGGAGCCGCAGGCCAGGTTTTAGCTGCTCTCCTCCTACCACCCACCGTGATGCTCAGATGATGACCTCCATGGCCATGGTGAAGGCTAGCGGGGAGATGGTGCATCCTGCCATGATGCCTACTTCCAGACGTTGCCATGCTGTGGTGTACTCTGTACTCGTCAGGCATAGCTGCACGTCCTGGAAGTAGGTTTTGACAAGGGCAGTGATAGCCTCTGGGACCCTGAAGAAGTTGAACGCAGTCCAAAGGAGGTTGTGAGGAACCGAGCCAAAAGCGTTGGCGAGGTCCAGGAACACTAGGTGGAGATCTCTTCCATCCCTTTTGGCGGCTTGGATTTGGTGCCATATCATGCTCAAGTGCTCCAAACACCCAGAAAAGCCTGGAATTCCTGCTTTCTGCACCGATGTGTTGATAAAGCGGTTCCTTTCTAGGTAGACAGACAGCCTGTGAGCCACTATGCTGAAAAAGATTTTGCCTTCAACGTTCAGGAGGCTGATTTGGCGAAACTGGCTGATGTCAGCAGCAGAGTCCTTTTCCTTTGGGATTAGGATGCCTCCTGCCCTCCGCCAGGCTGTTGGTATTGCTTGTTTCTGCCACACCACCTTCATCAGTCTCCACAGAAAACGTAAGACGTCTGGTGCGTTTTTGTAGAGCCTGTATGGGACCCCGTTGGGCCCAGGAGAGGATGAGGCTCTTGCCCGACGTACAGTTCTTTCCACTTCACTCCACTTAGGAGGGCTGACGTGCAACTGGTGTTCTGGGGGATGTATTGGTGGCATGTCAGGTGGAAGGGTGATCTGTTCGTGCTGCCTGCTGTCGATGTGGGTTTTTCCCAGGTGGGCTTCGAGTTCTTTCTTCGACGCTACGAGTTTGCCACTTTTCTCCTTCGTGAACAGACCCTTCACAAACTTGAAGGGGTCTTTGAAGAAGCTTGACCTTGTCTGTTCCTTCTTCCTGCGCCTCTTTCTCAGGTTCTCAGCTCTCCTCAGTGCTGTTAGCCGGTTCCTGATTTCTGCCTGCAGCAGGTCtattccctccttctcctcctctgaggcTTTCCTCCACTGCTTCTTCAGCTGCCTTCTCTCCTTGACCAGTCGCTCTATTTCCTGCTGCCTCCTGGACTTAGTTGGGATGGATGatgtattcttcttcttctccacagcTCCAAAGCGTTCAGCTCCGTAGTTGTAGATCAGTTCTCCCATTCTCTCCAGTTTCTTCACTGCAGTTCCCCCCAGTTGCTCCAAGATTTTGCTGAGGTCTGTGTTGACCGTTTCCCACTCCTTTTTCTCACAGGATTTTGGCCACTTGATTAGCGGCTTTCGCCCCTGGATCTTAGTCTCGGTTGCAGGTTGTGGTAGGCTAGGCTCGTGGTGCTCCGCTGTGCTtgaatcctcctcctcctctgggacAGGGGGATTGATGTCCTGCGGACTTTGGTTTTCGTCCTGCCGCTGAACTTCACTTGACTGACTCGACTTGCTTCTTAGGAAGTAGTGGTCGATGCGAGGTCCCTGTTCCACCACCTTTTTCCTGCCTTGATGTATTCTCAGGCCTGCAGTGGATGTTACCTTCGCCCAGCCACAAATGCAACTCTGGAGCTTGTTTCCTGGTGCAGGTGTTGTAATCTCAGGTATAGTTCTGCTCATGGTACTCGTTGTCTGTTTCGTTCCTGGGTCAATTGCCGTGTTGTCTGCCAGTGAGTCGTCTTCCACCCCCGCTCTCGCTGACTCTGGGGGTATTTTCTTAGTTGAACTTTCCGTAGCCAGGGGTGGGTGGGACCCATACACTAACAGTGCTGGATTCCTCCTACCACGGGTAGCTAGCCCATGGCAGGCCCGATGGGGTCTGTTTCCGCCTGTCAGCTGTCTTTCCATGCTGTCACAAGGTCTTTCCCTAGTTGCCAGCTGCTCTTTCACATAAACATGGGAATTGTTCCCCAAAGAAAATCCCTATGATCCGATGTATTCCTATCAGTCACTATCACCACCTGTGGTCAGTTTATTTCAACAAGTGACATCATTTCCCAATCACATGATTCCACACTATTTAAAAACAACTCACATGATAGAAAAATAGAGCAGTGGCAGCAGTGTGCAGTGTTCTCTTTCTTCAACTACACTGCTGCTAAATATTTCATGGGATATGCATATGGTCATCTTCTTTCCCACTAGAACACCTTGTGTTGTAAGAGCCGGCATCCTTTAACGTGACACATTTTTCAATACAACAgcatattttactttttatacaCCTACATTGGTATTTGTTTTCCGAATATATGCATATTCTGGGATATCTGTTGTGTTACAACATAAGTCTACAGTCCAGATTTTGACTTGTCGTGTCCTCCCTAGTCGTCTGTCAACAGTCTAAATGGTGTGAAGAGTTCTGAGCTATCGGACGACGTCATCATCTGCGACGTGACGGACGAGGACGCCGAGGCGATGGCCGAGATCACCGAGGGTTCGTCCAGGTTCCTCGACCAAAGGTTTGACTACAGTTCACACTATTCGTTTTCTTTCAAACCGCCACCACAATTTATACATGAAAGTAAATTGGGAGCAGCTGCAAGGTGACTGGATAGTGGCCGCTTTGGGAAAACACATTGCCTGGTGTCTTTCTAAAGTTCAGAACAGTTCATCTTCATAGAGGAGAGCACTCGTAGTAGGCTTGGTCGAAATTTGATATCGCGATACTGTCCCACCCAAATATCGTGATATACGATATTAGCGCacgttttttgggggggtattttattttatttcttccataTTATGCCAAATTAACTTGATTAACTTGAAACTATAATTGGCAATGTATAAATGTTCTATATTCagtaaatatatacatatagaaGAAAATTTCTTAATGCCATGCTCTTTTgcatttcccccccctccccagtgATGTAGAGATCGTGGAAGTGGAGTTCGACAGTTGCGCAGTCCTACCGGCTGAAACGGAGGTCAGCACCACCTGTGCTGACGACATGAAACTGACGGACCCGAGCGTATCCGCAGAAGCAGAGGAGAGCCAGAGGAGCGCCTGTTTAGACGGCGGCGTGCCGACCAGCAGCGCCCTGCAGCTCAACAAGCCTTCGGGTCTCAGTCTGGAGGACCCGGTGAAGATGATGGACTCGATACTGAACGAGAGCGGAGCCATATCGCAGAACATCAACCTGCTGGGGAAGTAAGTCCCATGGTCCATCGTTTAATGAATGGTGGTAGACAGTTAAAAGCaacaggatgagacaggaaGAAAAACTGTCGGTTATTTTGAAAACTGTCATATCAAAGTAGGCTTGGGccatatccaaaatgtaatatcgcgATACCGTCCCACCAAAATATAACAATATACAATAgaatttttttaactttatttatttatttatttatttttttcctttttctgaatttttttctttttccaaattacatcaaatttctaggatgttactattcaagcatcagaggaaacaatggccatttggtataatttgctcattactgcttgtggaaaagggaacccacttgaattgAATCATATTCAGTAATATTGAAATACCGGCCCAAGCCTATATCGCAGCAAATGGGCTTGTAAATGAACCAGGGGAGAATGGCGCCATCAGTCTTTTGAACATCCCATACCTTGCGTGTTTTATAAATGATTATTTTAGATACCAATTTGCATGTTTCTCTCCCCAAATTGCCAGAATTTATAGAGGAAAGATATTAGGAGAGCTTCAGGTTTTGCCAAACAACCACCATGTACTCTTAAAGGCCAGGAATTATACTGATGAAAAACATAGGAAATATTatgaaattacaaaaataatgaaatattatgACCACCTGCGTGTATTGGCCTTGCTTTTTATCAGGGTGTCAGCCATGCTAAAATTGTAGGCTGATACAATTAGATGTTTTTTGTATTATCTGAACCCCCTTCaattaaatgctttttttttttttttaaaccttcaCTAAGTTGAAATCATTCCATTCATTAAACCCTGTGTGTAGGTAGTGGTTATTACTGGAACCTGGTCTTTAATGTGTATGTTTCCCCAGGGTGGAGTTGATGGACTATCTGGACAGCATTGACTGTAGTCTGGAGGATTTCCAGGCCATGCTGTATGGGAAACAGTTCAGCATTGACCCTGACGCCCTAGAGGTAAAACAACATTACTACACACTGAACACCGATCAgttaacccccccacccccaccccacccccccggaTCAAAACCTCATCACACATACCAGAACACATAATATCTAATCTGTCGTATTTGTTTGGAAACAAACCCataggaaaaatccaccctagaACACTTGAACACAGCTCTTGTCAATGTACTTTGCATGTCTgggtttatttgtttttttagtggTGTAttttatttccagcagctacagtggagtttgatagcagaacatgtttcatctgtctaaaacatcagcggtaaacgtcagggtttggtgtcagtccctcagaatcaatagaccagaatgcaatgcagcctcaagatatatagcgttttgagtaagggtaGTAAAAGTAGCTTGATACTGGATATTGGATATTCAGtggatatttgtttttccacCTTCAGTAACATGTAAagcaaacaagtgaaatcacattgaatatatttgtgatataagaagaagaacaatttacaaccaCTGGTTTCATTGCTTGAGAAAATATGTCCACAGAATAGCCAATTTCCAATGTCAAGCGAACTTTACTGTGGTCACGTACAACCCACAGCTAAATGGAACAAGTGcacaccccttctctgggggttgttgaaaggcattctagGAAATCATgtaggaaatcattaactgaagtagaagtagagggtgcaggttgagggCAAGTGGACAAATCAAAAACGTAAATTACAatgaatctcagaattctgactttaatcttagaattctgactttaatcttagaattctgactttaaactcagaactcaaatacatttttcacgtggccctaatcctcttccgtacacaACTGACAGTTAGTAGTTGACACAACACTAGAAATGTGTCAactagaaatgtatgaatgaaaagcatGGGGAAAAGTATGGATTATAGCATTATGAGGGTGTTCACAGCAACACCAGTAGACAAAGAACAACTAAGACAAAGGgagaatgaatacaaaaaatgtacagtatgagtTGGTAGTGTCCCCATAAGCCATTCAGTAGTTGCATAGGGTGTCAATTCTGCCAATTACTTGCATTTCTGTTACGACTgacatcattttttatttttaatgtatgtTCTACTACAACCTGTGGAATATTTCATCCATAGTAATGATTtgctccctcctttcttccttcagtTTTTGGATAGAAAGGATAGACACAGAAGAGCTTGTCTTACAGTGAATCAGTTTCCCAAGCATGGGTTAAGCTCATGTCATTCCTCACCTTTTCAGTGTATCAGTTTATGTTAATGGGGATTTCCATTTAAAGTGGATTTTTGTAGCCTAGGTCTAGATTCAATCTacttttttgacatttctttctctgtttcttagGTTATAAGCTTGTGCTTTTGGGGTCTGTTTTGTCCTTTTGATCTAATGTTTGTCATTGGGTTATGTTTAAGGAGAGCGTGGCATCCAGAGAAAACACAGCGCAGCTAAACAGAGGCAGGACAGATGAAGACAACACAGGTGAGTGGGGTCTGCTCAGATACTCGCATACATGTCTGAACTTGCCTGGAGAATATGTAGAGAAGAATTATCTTAACCctgaacccaaatctgtgtaaaacctgacatctaatggtacaAAGCATACTACTAAAATTACCACCTGtaattggctgatctttggtgccaggtgatgtcaccttcttgTCGTGTATGTTAATTAATTTAGATGTGTTTACATACTTATAGATTCTTCATCTATTAGTTTACATAAACTGCTGTCATATGTTGATGTATGTATGATGTACGCATGTATTGTATGATATTCGTAGCTAAATCTGTTTAgtctggcattttataataaatccCATTGTTGTAtcagcagtgcttctatgtatgtatgcaatatGTTACACGCTATGTTTACTAACGTTACTGtgttctccatagaagagatcacattgaaataaagtgattGAGTATTTAGGTCTGTACATCATGGTGGGACTggacatacagtactgtgcaaaaatcttaggcacatgtaaaaaaattcCGTAAAGCatagatgctttcaaaaataatgaaattaaaagtttctaaatatcaaaaaatgacacactaatgcagaagacaaataaataaacatctaagacaaaattaatataaaaaatctagggtgcctaagacttttgcacagtacagTAGTCTGGACTTGTTCCTTCTTGATTCCCTTTCAATTCGTTTTCCGTTGTGTTCAGATAAGCAGTTGATCCAGTACACCtcctgccccctgctggccttCCTGGATGGCTGCACCGACGCCCACCTCCTGACTTCCCCGACCTCCGCCGAGCCCCCCTCGGAGCTGCTGGACGGCGGCCCGGAGCCCGACCGCCCCCCCCGCAGCTCCCTCATCCGCCTGGAGCCGCTGACGGAGGCCGAGGCCAGCGCGGAGACGCTCTTCTACCTGTGCGAACTGGGTCCCGACGGGCCGGCGGCCGACTCCGCCCAGCTGGACGGGATCTGAGCGCGGCGGGTAGTGGCCGCCAGGCCGGGAACTGGTTTAACAGCCTCCCAGTGATGCTGGTTTACTAGGCAGACCCACAACATCCATCAAGATATCCTTCCCTCCAGGGAGATTGCCGACGTGTGTCCATTATTTTCCACCTCTTTCGCCTGAAGTCTGTTGAGAAGCTCTCCTCATCGTTGTAAAAAGCAATAGGCTGGTGTAAGCACATGGCTACCCAATCTCCACCAACCACACCGCTTCTCCATCAGCATTCATTTCTGCTCTCTCAGGCCAAACAGGACACCGAAAAAATTTTACTTGCCAGCAGGCACAGATCTAGGATCAGCTCTTCAATATCTTCACCATCGACAAGACGTGCATCAGGTTTCCTAGAACAGCATCAGCTAGGAGGCGACTTCGCTTGTGTTAATGGACTGAACCTTTTGTATATACTCatgaaaatctattttttatGGTTTTTATTTGTTATCTTTTGGTACATTTCTGCCCACACAGCTAAAACTATTGATAAAAACAACATTCCTTTTAGCCATTGTTGTGTTCAAGGTCGGGCTCAGTTCCCTTTCAGTTCATAAATTGAGTTAAATACAATTAAGACACTGGCTATGTAAAGGAACCTGGATGTTATGTGGGAACAGTCTTGAAAACTGggacaaaaaacactttttttgtcctttttttttggtgactaAAAACATGCCTAACATGCAGCTATGGTCCTTTTTAAGATGGTGAAGGTGGCATTACATTTCAGTCCATTACATTTcaagtattgtgtgtgtgtgagagagaaagtctgTCCAGTAGGTGGCGCTCCAGACTGCCATAAGCAGTTTGCCACTAAAACAAAGAGGAAATAGAGGCTGAACTTCAGGCTTCTGTTCAATATTGTTCATCTCTTGTGAGTAATGAATCTCTGACATTAATGACATTAattgcaacaaaacaaaagctgcaaattattttatatttttgtcattttaggaaaagtcatgagTTATACTGTTGATAAAAAACATTGTTCTATATTTAATCTAGAGTCATGCTgaaccagcaaaaaaaaaaaatcaaataaaacacaaaaatatatacTAATTTACTAAAATTAGTATATGAGACTCTCTAGATTATGGAAGAGGTTTTGAGGTTTTAAGTTATTGTTTTCCTAGAAATTTGTTTTACTAGAAATGCATAAGTGTTTAGTTAAGTAACTGTGTAAAGTTTACCATCACCCAAAATTACAACTTTTTAGCCTTTGTTGGAGAGTTTGAAATTGGTTTGAGTTTTAATATATTAATCACTTTCATCAACATGCTTCAATTCAACAGTAACGAGACATTTTGTCCCAGTTCTCAAAAATAACCGCTATAACAAATAAAGATGAAACCGTCA
This genomic stretch from Centroberyx gerrardi isolate f3 chromosome 18, fCenGer3.hap1.cur.20231027, whole genome shotgun sequence harbors:
- the hsf2 gene encoding heat shock factor protein 2, whose product is MKHNSNVPAFLTKLWTLVEDADTNEFICWSQEGNSFLVLDEQRFAKEILPKFFKHNNMASFIRQLNMYGFRKVMHIDTGIVKQERDGPVEFQHPYFKHGQDDLLENIKRKVSNARPEEGKIRQEDLTKILASVHSLHGKQESMDARLATLKRENEALWREISDLRQKHAHQQQLIKKLIHFIVTLVQNNRILNLKRKRPLLMNSNGKKPKFIHQIYDDKACVEQSSVNSLNGVKSSELSDDVIICDVTDEDAEAMAEITEGSSRFLDQSDVEIVEVEFDSCAVLPAETEVSTTCADDMKLTDPSVSAEAEESQRSACLDGGVPTSSALQLNKPSGLSLEDPVKMMDSILNESGAISQNINLLGKVELMDYLDSIDCSLEDFQAMLYGKQFSIDPDALEESVASRENTAQLNRGRTDEDNTDKQLIQYTSCPLLAFLDGCTDAHLLTSPTSAEPPSELLDGGPEPDRPPRSSLIRLEPLTEAEASAETLFYLCELGPDGPAADSAQLDGI